From the genome of Solanum lycopersicum chromosome 12, SLM_r2.1:
GACTCCAATCCTATCGAGACAATGATATCACTTATTTGATCGTCATGAATGTACTCAGAGGTCAAATGGAGTTGATAAgccatatttcaaaaaaataataatacatgtgTGCATTAATACACCACAACAAAAACATAGATGATCATGAATTCTTGTTATATGTTTGGTCAATCATGTTGGATTAGcctaattgttttgaaaaaatattattaaatagtttTCCTCTAAAactttcatacatatatatataaagtaaggAAAACAGATCTCACAAACTTCTTattgaaaaaacaaatttcaGAACTTTTCTTAAATCTGACCATTCGAAATGTATCCAAATCTGAGATCCAACTTCCGACTTTGATTAGcctaattgttttgaaaaatattttaggctatttttatttaatttatttttatcggTTCATATTTAACTCGACCCTTTAATTCCATTATAGAATTGTCAAAATCACTATACCGAATCTTTAGCAAacccaaaaatatttatgtcTATTTTTTTGGCCTCTTGACTTATGatcctataataataattataataacaataataatagcatgatttttctttttccctcATCTTTGTTAACTTAATTACCCACTCAATCACCGGAGTATATTCCGGTCACCGGACGGCGATCGGTAACCATCTCCTCTATTATTTGTGTTCATACATATATTGTATAACcacatttatatgtattttttggtAAATGCGTTATATTCATGATCATTCATAATGATTTCCCAATTAatgaatcatatataaatatttattatttttttgacattttctcctttttagTAATTTCTATAGATCAGAGAGACGGATGCAagatttaatttaataagttcTAAAAACACTGATCATTCCACTTGTGAAATTAAATGATGCAtggattcaaaattttatacttAGTAGTAAAATTTCAATTAGTCATTTTGTAATGCATGTATGTATTTTCCTTGTTAAAAAAATACTGAGTTCAGTTGAACGTATTAAATATAGGCCCCCCATTGGCCTCAGCATGAGCTGTTGAATAGTTTGTTTTATCAATCTTTTGATCAATTTGAGATCACTTAATTGTTGTAAATAATCACATTTTTAACATGAAAGTGAAAAATCTTGTTTTGAGGTTATGAAAATGGTTAATCAAATCCCATTAATATAATCATACTTAGCAATATATAGTTTACTATTAGCAGTGATGGATCCAGTATTTTCATTAAGGGAGTTTAAACTTGCAACCTAGTGATCTTTTTAACATCTAAACATTGCATTCATGCGAttcaaaatctatatatatacagtATAATTTTTTGTCGAGGGAGCTCAGGTGAAGACTCTCTGTATCTGCCCCTGCCTATTAGCAATTGTTAGTGATTTGACGTTCTATAACAAAACGAATCCAGGATGTGTTATGTGAAATTTGTTGCAGGAAATATAGTATGTTGTAGGGGGTTCtgattacttcatatatatatatatatggcgaGAAAAGCGTTTGGTGCTTTAAAGGATTCCACAATGGTTGGGATGGCGAAGGTTAACAGTGAGTACAAGGTGAAATATTTGTTCGAATTGTACTCTTAATATTGAGTTACTGGAAGTCCGAAATCATTAGTTAAGAATACATGTTATGTTCTTTTTTTCAGAAACTTGATGTTGCTATACTCAAAGCCACTAGTCATATCGAGGTAATGCCAAAGGAGAAGCACGTACAAAGTAAGTTCAGTTTTCTCAATCGTTTTAGTGGTCTCACCAGCATGTGGCTGAGTCAAGCTCTGATGAAATTAGTGTTGTTTATGGAAAATTTGGACGTTATTTTGTTTTCCGACTTATATGATGTGCACAAACATGTTTTTTTCCAGTGTTATATAAGTTCACTTCTCCTTTTTGCAGCTTTTTTCAATGCGATATCATGCAACAGACCTCGAGCAGATGTTGGCTATTGCTTACATACTCTTGCCAAGAGGCTCGCCAAAACACATACTTGGCAAGTATGATCCAATGACTTCTTTTACTTCAATTAACGTGTTTTacttctttttagttttttctctGTATGACCgtctttaaattataaaatcagATAGGAATATCGTCCTCTTTGTGGTTGAAaggttcattttcttttcttcaggTTGCGCTAAAAGCTTTAGTTGTTATTCATCGTGCTATGAGGGAAGTTGATATATCATTTCTTCAAGAGCTTATTAACTATAGTGCTCATCGAGGCCACTTGTTAAACCTAACACATTTCAAGGATGATTCGAGTGCAAATGGTACATATATCACCTCTATTGGCTTATCATATGCAAAAAGTTACAACTAGCTAAAATGTGTTAAACTAACCATGTGTATacgtctaatttttttttatcgattGTGAAGCATGGGACTATTCTACATGGATTCGTTCATATGCTTTATATCTCGAAGAATACATTGAATGCTACTGCTTGGTGAAATTTGATTTTCAGAGAGAACGAAAGGTATTCTATTTCACCTTGTTGACGCCATATATTAAGTAAACATGCTCTTCTGTGCTAAAAATGTCATGTTAGCGAGATGTACTTTTGATATGTCAAtgatcagtttttttttttcttcgaacGAACAAATCTTTTGTTGTTGATACTGAACAGAGAATGAAGGAACTAAACACTCCAACCTTGATAGAGACAGTACCTTGTTTACAGAAACTGCTCTCTCGTCTGTTCGATTGCCAGGTGATGAATCGATCAACTACTGAATATCCGATTCATTTGTTTTGAACTTTTAGAGGGATAATGACTACTGTCGTATTTTCAGCCAAAGGGAGCAGCTCAATATAACTTCTTGATTCAGCATGCCCTTTCGATTGTAAGTAATTATCGAATGTCCTTTCACTATATGTATATAACGACTAAGTTTATTCGATATAGAAGCTTTTTCACATTCAAATATCAACTTTTGCTTAACACAGGTTGCAGCAGAAAGTGCAAGTTTATATGTAGCAATTGCTGATGGAATGCTTAACTTAGTAGACAAGGTACAATATGACAATCCCCGTGTTTGATTCTATTATTGAACCTATTTGTAATATAAAAAAGCAACACTGATCGACTCATAACCTTGTATAGTTTTTTGAGATGCAACGTCATGATGCAGTTAGAGCACTTGAAATTTATCGAAGGGCAGGAGATCAGGTATGtgccttttcctttttatatatcAGACTCGTTGTGCATAGTTTGTTTTGATACTTGGAAATGTATGTGATATGCAGGCAGTAAAGCTATCCGAGTTCTTTGAGATATGTAGGAACCTTGATTTTGGACGAGGGCAGAAGTACGTTAAGATAGAAAAGGTAATCCATTTTGTCATTGTTCTTTTATACATTCTGGTGCCGGTTTCtcatttcaagtttcaagtcaCTTACAGATTTGTGTGTTTGTTTGATAACGTTATAGCCCCCAGAATCATTCATATTAGCGATGGAAGAGTACTTGACGGACGCACCAAAACCTCTTATGCTTACATGGAAGCCAGTATGTTGTTAGAAATGAGTGTGATCTTATATAGTTGAACCTACTGAACTCGTTCTTCTCTGTTTACTATTAATGCTATTTTTCCTTTTCGTTATGTCAACAGGATGACGATGACCAAAATACCAAGGTTATTGCTGTTCGGGGGTCAAAACTAGAGGCTGATGAAGAGCAAGAAACTGAAGTACAGACGAAAGAAGAGAGTAACGTGGAGACTCCAGCCCCGCCTCTCATTCCTGATCTTTTAGTAAGAACCTTCTTAAAtcctaaataagaaaaatgagaTGAGATTTCATAATGATTACGCGTAGCTAATAATGAATATCTATAGTCTTTTGATGAACCAAGTGAAGATCAATCAATTGCACCAGAAGATAACAACAACGCGTTAGCTTTAGTTATTAGTACACCAGGTATACTgttctttcttttcatcttGTTTCAAACTAGACGAGTCTACGTTCTATGCTTTGTTCACAAAATGATGCATCACGTTATGTGTAGATGAGTTATCGAATTCTTTGAGCAATTCAGATCAGAGTACTCAACCTACAGGCTGGGAGTTAGAACTCGTTACAGCATCAACGGGGGCATCCATAGATCATAATAATCTGGTTAGCCTTATTACCAAACTGTTTCTGTGCTCGTAGCAACGACTATAACGTTAAGAGTTTGAAAACTGTGTGTGTCCTGTTTTCAGATACAGGGTGGAGTACTA
Proteins encoded in this window:
- the LOC101250577 gene encoding putative clathrin assembly protein At5g35200 — its product is MARKAFGALKDSTMVGMAKVNSEYKKLDVAILKATSHIEVMPKEKHVQTFFNAISCNRPRADVGYCLHTLAKRLAKTHTWQVALKALVVIHRAMREVDISFLQELINYSAHRGHLLNLTHFKDDSSANAWDYSTWIRSYALYLEEYIECYCLVKFDFQRERKRMKELNTPTLIETVPCLQKLLSRLFDCQPKGAAQYNFLIQHALSIVAAESASLYVAIADGMLNLVDKFFEMQRHDAVRALEIYRRAGDQAVKLSEFFEICRNLDFGRGQKYVKIEKPPESFILAMEEYLTDAPKPLMLTWKPDDDDQNTKVIAVRGSKLEADEEQETEVQTKEESNVETPAPPLIPDLLSFDEPSEDQSIAPEDNNNALALVISTPDELSNSLSNSDQSTQPTGWELELVTASTGASIDHNNLIQGGVLDRSKLDNLYETALARQNIVNEPYNREVSSNPFEVADNTTQDAFYSSGTNDAQMAAMAHYHDYGVFMQQQAANMSQSHESFIGQHETLMMQQQMAIVSLQQQNMIQQHEAIQIQENIVGDVPQLLLEGPAALVNNNDKNPFGNPFSDQDVTNYNNPSQDQSHVSQNQNSHSSLI